The proteins below are encoded in one region of Fibrella aestuarina BUZ 2:
- the gltB gene encoding glutamate synthase large subunit yields MADQVDQVGDQRTQDSLGLYRPEFEHDNCGIGFVAHIKGRKSHRIVSDALFMLRRMEHRGAVGAEGNSGDGAGLLIQLPHEFFVDECRKLGVHLPAAGEYGVGMVYFPKDVWLREECRAVLNRKMKKLGLELLGYRVVPVNNSDLGGTARSQEPQMEQVFIKRPATITNTDDFERKLYILRNVSTRIINETITGVESFYFSSLSCRTISYKGQLTTEQLETYFPDLENEDVVSALGVVHSRFSTNTFPSWKLAQPFRYIAHNGEINTVKGNVNWIKAAEALLESSKFTKEEMDMLLPICDHRQSDSANLDNAIELLVMSGRSLPHVMMMLIPEAWDGNTQMDPVRHAFYEYHAALIEPWDGPASISFTDGRIVGATLDRNGLRPSRFWVTNDDVVIMASEAGVLDIDQSKVVSKGRLQPGRMFVVDMEQGRIIADEEIKQQICSAQPYQQWLDENKIRIAQLEAPARTYSRYGEKSLLKMQQAFGFTSEDLRMILAPMVETGKEALGSMGTDVPLAVLSEQSQHLSHYFKQLFAQVTNPPIDSIRERSIMSLISYVGATGNLLTESPEHCRQVELEQPVMTTQEFDKVRFIDRPNFQAKTVNSLFLADGKGESLERALERVCRYVRDAIEDGYSIVILSDRAIDSDHAPIPSLLATAAVHHYLIREGLRGKVGILVEAGDVWETHHVATLIGYGASGVNPYMAFESIASLKDKGQLQVDYDLDKLYKNYIKAVNGELLKIFSKMGISTLQSYQGAMIFECLGINKSVVDRYFTGTVSRIGGMGLTEIAREVLVRHHTAFPPLPTVATKRLEVGGIYQWKQRGEKHIFNPDTIHLLQQSTKKNDYGLFKKYSQLIDDQTQHALTLRGLLTFRKGESISIDEVESIESIFKRFATGAMSFGSISWEAHTTLAVAMNRIGGKSNSGEGGEDELRFSPLPNGDSLNSAIKQVASGRFGVTSHYLSNARELQIKMAQGAKPGEGGQLPGHKVDDWIGRTRHSTPGVGLISPPPHHDIYSIEDLAQLIFDLKNANRAARISVKLVSEAGVGTIAAGVAKAHADHILVSGHDGGTGASPLSSIRHAGLPWELGLAETHQTLVKNKLRGRVTVQADGQIRTGRDLVIAAMLGAEEFGVATAALVAAGCIMMRKCHLNTCPVGVATQNKELRALFTGKPEHVVNMFTFMAQEMREIMAELGFRTVAEMVGQVQMLQMRSDISNWKYKNLDLSGILYRESASLDVALYKQEDQDHGIDQILDRQLIEVAQPALQSGESVYAEFPVQNINRSIGTMLSNEISKAYGGPGLPTSTIHFKFRGTAGQSFGAFNTAGVRLELEGDANDYFGKGLCGAELIVYPDRTATFKPEENSIVGNVSFYGATSGEAYIRGMAGERFGVRNSGAKVVVEGVGDHGLEYMTGGVAVILGKTGRNFAAGMSGGVAYVYDVDGSFPEKVNREMVSLEALTDEDQTILRDFVEKHFQHTTSNVALALMQDWDNQIGKFVKVLPGDFKQALASRGISLSEQIRDKNVVYQDIVVDVVGG; encoded by the coding sequence ATGGCTGATCAAGTCGATCAAGTAGGTGACCAACGTACCCAGGATTCGCTGGGACTCTATCGCCCCGAGTTTGAACACGATAACTGCGGCATCGGCTTCGTTGCCCATATCAAGGGTCGCAAATCGCACCGTATCGTTTCCGACGCCCTCTTTATGCTGCGCCGGATGGAACACCGGGGTGCCGTGGGTGCCGAAGGGAACTCGGGCGATGGCGCGGGGCTGCTGATTCAGCTTCCCCACGAATTTTTCGTCGACGAATGCCGTAAGTTGGGCGTTCACCTGCCCGCTGCCGGTGAATACGGCGTGGGTATGGTCTATTTTCCGAAAGACGTGTGGCTGCGCGAAGAGTGCCGCGCCGTACTGAACCGGAAGATGAAAAAGCTCGGGCTCGAACTGCTCGGCTACCGGGTCGTGCCCGTCAACAATAGCGACCTGGGCGGAACAGCCCGTTCGCAGGAGCCGCAGATGGAACAGGTGTTCATCAAACGGCCCGCCACCATCACCAATACCGACGACTTTGAGCGTAAACTTTACATTCTACGGAACGTCAGCACCCGGATCATCAACGAGACGATCACGGGGGTTGAAAGCTTCTATTTCTCGTCGCTCTCGTGCCGGACAATCTCCTACAAGGGGCAATTGACTACCGAGCAGCTCGAAACCTATTTCCCCGATCTGGAAAACGAGGACGTAGTCTCGGCGCTGGGCGTCGTGCACTCGCGCTTCTCGACCAACACCTTCCCGTCGTGGAAGCTGGCGCAACCCTTCCGCTACATTGCCCACAACGGCGAAATCAACACCGTTAAAGGCAACGTCAACTGGATCAAGGCCGCCGAAGCCCTGCTCGAATCGAGCAAGTTCACGAAGGAAGAGATGGACATGCTGCTGCCCATCTGCGACCACCGGCAGTCGGACTCGGCCAACCTCGACAACGCCATCGAGTTGCTCGTGATGAGTGGTCGGTCGCTGCCGCACGTGATGATGATGCTGATTCCCGAAGCCTGGGACGGCAACACGCAGATGGACCCCGTTCGGCACGCGTTCTACGAATATCATGCCGCACTGATCGAGCCCTGGGATGGCCCCGCGTCGATTTCATTTACCGATGGCCGCATCGTGGGCGCTACCCTCGACCGTAATGGCCTGCGCCCGTCGCGCTTCTGGGTAACCAATGACGACGTGGTGATCATGGCGTCGGAAGCGGGCGTGCTCGACATCGACCAAAGCAAAGTGGTGAGCAAAGGCCGTCTGCAACCGGGCCGCATGTTTGTGGTCGATATGGAACAGGGCCGCATCATCGCCGACGAAGAGATCAAGCAACAAATCTGCTCGGCGCAGCCCTATCAGCAGTGGCTCGACGAGAATAAGATTCGGATTGCGCAACTCGAAGCCCCGGCACGTACCTACAGCCGCTACGGCGAAAAATCGCTGCTGAAGATGCAGCAGGCCTTTGGCTTTACGTCGGAAGACCTGCGCATGATTCTGGCGCCGATGGTCGAAACGGGTAAGGAAGCGCTGGGCTCGATGGGTACTGACGTACCGCTGGCCGTGCTTTCCGAGCAGAGCCAGCACCTGAGCCACTACTTCAAGCAACTGTTTGCGCAGGTCACCAACCCGCCCATCGACTCGATCCGCGAACGGTCGATCATGTCGCTGATCTCTTACGTAGGGGCTACGGGCAACCTGCTCACCGAATCGCCGGAACACTGCCGGCAGGTGGAGCTGGAGCAGCCCGTGATGACCACGCAGGAATTCGACAAGGTCCGGTTTATCGACCGCCCGAATTTCCAGGCCAAGACCGTCAATTCGCTCTTCCTGGCCGACGGCAAGGGCGAATCGCTCGAACGGGCGCTGGAGCGCGTGTGCCGCTACGTCCGCGACGCGATCGAAGACGGCTACAGCATCGTCATCCTGTCTGACCGGGCGATCGACTCCGACCACGCGCCCATTCCGTCGCTGCTCGCCACGGCGGCGGTGCACCACTACCTCATTCGGGAAGGGTTGCGCGGCAAAGTGGGGATTCTGGTCGAGGCGGGCGACGTCTGGGAAACACACCACGTGGCTACGCTCATTGGCTACGGCGCGTCGGGCGTGAACCCCTACATGGCATTTGAAAGCATCGCCAGCCTGAAAGACAAGGGGCAGTTGCAGGTGGATTACGACCTCGACAAGCTCTACAAAAACTACATCAAGGCCGTCAACGGCGAGTTGCTCAAGATCTTCTCGAAGATGGGCATCTCGACGCTACAGTCGTATCAGGGCGCGATGATCTTCGAGTGCCTGGGCATCAACAAATCGGTGGTCGACCGGTATTTCACGGGCACGGTATCGCGCATCGGCGGTATGGGCCTGACCGAAATCGCCCGTGAGGTGCTCGTGCGCCACCACACGGCGTTCCCGCCCCTGCCGACGGTCGCCACGAAGCGCCTTGAAGTGGGTGGTATCTACCAGTGGAAACAGCGCGGCGAGAAGCACATCTTCAACCCCGATACGATCCACCTGCTACAGCAGTCGACCAAAAAGAACGATTACGGGCTGTTCAAAAAGTACAGTCAGCTTATCGACGACCAGACCCAGCACGCCCTCACCCTGCGCGGGCTGCTGACGTTCCGCAAGGGTGAGTCGATTTCGATTGATGAAGTCGAGTCGATCGAGTCGATCTTCAAGCGCTTTGCCACCGGGGCTATGTCGTTTGGCTCGATTTCGTGGGAAGCGCACACTACCCTCGCCGTAGCCATGAACCGCATCGGCGGCAAAAGCAACTCGGGCGAAGGTGGTGAAGACGAACTACGCTTTTCGCCGCTACCCAACGGCGACAGCCTCAATTCGGCCATCAAGCAGGTGGCATCGGGCCGGTTTGGCGTCACGAGCCACTACCTGAGCAATGCCCGCGAATTGCAGATCAAAATGGCGCAGGGAGCCAAGCCCGGCGAGGGTGGGCAACTCCCCGGCCACAAGGTCGACGACTGGATCGGACGTACCCGGCACAGCACACCCGGCGTGGGCCTGATCTCGCCCCCGCCCCACCACGACATTTACTCGATCGAAGATTTAGCGCAGCTCATCTTCGACCTGAAGAATGCCAATCGCGCCGCCCGCATCAGCGTCAAGCTGGTGTCGGAAGCAGGCGTAGGTACCATTGCGGCGGGTGTCGCCAAAGCCCATGCCGATCACATTCTGGTGTCGGGCCACGACGGCGGCACGGGCGCTTCTCCCCTATCGAGCATCCGCCACGCGGGCCTCCCGTGGGAGCTGGGTCTCGCCGAAACGCACCAGACACTGGTAAAAAACAAGCTGCGGGGCCGCGTAACGGTACAGGCCGACGGGCAGATTCGTACCGGTCGTGACCTTGTCATCGCCGCCATGCTGGGTGCCGAAGAGTTTGGCGTAGCCACGGCGGCGCTGGTCGCAGCGGGGTGCATCATGATGCGGAAATGCCACCTCAATACCTGCCCGGTGGGCGTAGCCACGCAGAATAAAGAACTGCGGGCGCTGTTTACCGGTAAGCCGGAGCATGTGGTGAACATGTTTACGTTCATGGCGCAGGAAATGCGGGAAATCATGGCCGAACTGGGGTTCCGCACGGTGGCCGAGATGGTCGGGCAGGTGCAGATGCTGCAAATGCGGTCCGACATCAGCAACTGGAAATACAAAAACCTCGACCTGTCGGGTATTCTCTACCGCGAGTCGGCCAGCCTGGATGTGGCCCTTTACAAGCAGGAAGATCAGGATCACGGCATCGACCAGATTCTGGACCGTCAGCTCATCGAGGTGGCGCAACCGGCCCTGCAAAGCGGCGAGAGCGTCTACGCTGAATTCCCGGTGCAGAACATCAACCGGAGCATCGGCACCATGCTGTCGAACGAAATTTCGAAAGCCTACGGTGGTCCGGGCCTCCCGACGAGCACCATTCACTTCAAATTCCGGGGTACGGCGGGGCAGAGCTTCGGCGCGTTCAACACCGCCGGGGTGCGTCTCGAACTGGAAGGCGACGCCAACGATTACTTCGGTAAAGGCCTCTGCGGTGCCGAGCTGATCGTGTACCCCGACCGGACGGCGACGTTCAAGCCTGAAGAGAACAGCATCGTCGGAAACGTGTCGTTCTACGGGGCGACCTCGGGCGAAGCCTACATCCGTGGGATGGCGGGCGAACGCTTCGGGGTACGTAACTCCGGTGCCAAAGTCGTGGTGGAAGGCGTGGGCGACCACGGCCTCGAATACATGACCGGGGGCGTCGCGGTGATCCTCGGCAAAACGGGCCGCAACTTTGCGGCGGGCATGTCGGGCGGTGTGGCCTACGTCTACGATGTTGACGGCAGCTTCCCCGAGAAGGTAAACCGGGAGATGGTCAGTCTCGAAGCATTGACCGACGAAGACCAGACCATCCTGCGCGACTTCGTGGAAAAGCATTTCCAGCACACGACCAGCAACGTGGCTCTCGCGCTCATGCAGGACTGGGACAACCAGATCGGCAAGTTTGTGAAGGTGCTGCCCGGCGACTTCAAGCAGGCACTCGCCAGCCGGGGCATATCCCTCAGCGAGCAAATCCGCGACAAAAACGTCGTTTATCAAGATATCGTCGTCGACGTAGTGGGCGGTTGA
- a CDS encoding glutamate synthase subunit beta — MGKPTGFLEFTRELPKKRDVTERVHDYKEIEQPFNERQTQQQAARCMDCGTPFCHSGCPLGNIIPEFNDAVYEQNWEYAWEILSTTNNFPEFTGRICPAPCESACVLGINKPPVAIEFIEKSIAEIAFKNGYIQPQPPLKRTGKTIAVVGSGPAGLAAATQLNKAGHTVTVFERADQIGGLLRYGIPDFKLEKWTISRRQAVMEAEGITFRTGVNVGVDIKAKDLLASFDLVMLTGGSTVPRDLPIPGRDLKGIYPAMEFLSQQNKRVAGIALEVDHRGVPYANGDLQATGKNVVVIGGGDTGSDCVGTSNRHGATSVTQIELMPMPPKERADSTPWPHWPMMLRTSTSHEEGCERHWSINTKAFIGDENGNLKALRLVDLEWKNEGGRMQMVEVPGTERDVPCELALLAAGFLHPQHDGLIADLGLELDERKNVKTNKYQTVTNPKVFAAGDMRRGQSLVVWAISEGREAARAADCYLMGESMLEAKSQSMLALA; from the coding sequence ATGGGAAAGCCTACCGGATTTTTAGAATTTACCCGCGAACTGCCTAAAAAGCGTGACGTAACGGAGCGGGTCCATGATTATAAAGAAATCGAGCAGCCGTTCAACGAGCGCCAGACGCAGCAGCAGGCGGCCCGGTGCATGGACTGTGGCACGCCCTTTTGCCACAGCGGCTGTCCGCTGGGCAACATTATTCCCGAGTTCAACGATGCCGTGTACGAGCAGAATTGGGAATATGCCTGGGAGATCCTGTCGACGACCAACAACTTCCCCGAATTTACGGGCCGCATCTGCCCGGCGCCCTGCGAGTCGGCCTGCGTCCTGGGAATCAACAAGCCACCCGTGGCGATTGAGTTTATCGAAAAGTCAATTGCTGAAATTGCGTTTAAGAATGGCTACATTCAGCCGCAACCGCCGCTGAAACGGACGGGCAAAACCATTGCCGTAGTCGGTTCGGGGCCAGCCGGTCTGGCGGCAGCGACGCAGTTGAACAAAGCGGGCCATACTGTCACGGTCTTCGAACGGGCCGATCAGATTGGTGGGCTGCTGCGCTACGGTATCCCTGATTTCAAGCTCGAAAAATGGACCATTAGCCGCCGGCAGGCGGTGATGGAGGCCGAGGGCATCACTTTCCGCACGGGTGTGAACGTGGGCGTCGACATCAAGGCGAAAGACCTACTGGCCAGCTTTGATCTGGTGATGCTCACGGGCGGCTCCACCGTTCCGCGCGATCTGCCCATTCCGGGCCGGGACCTGAAAGGCATTTACCCAGCGATGGAATTCCTGAGCCAGCAAAACAAGCGGGTGGCAGGGATTGCACTCGAAGTCGACCACCGGGGCGTTCCGTACGCCAATGGTGATTTGCAGGCGACGGGCAAAAACGTGGTCGTGATTGGGGGCGGTGACACGGGTTCCGACTGCGTGGGTACGTCGAACCGGCACGGTGCCACGAGCGTCACGCAGATTGAACTGATGCCGATGCCACCCAAAGAGCGCGCCGACAGCACGCCCTGGCCCCACTGGCCGATGATGCTGCGCACGAGCACCAGCCACGAAGAGGGCTGCGAGCGCCATTGGAGCATCAACACCAAAGCCTTCATCGGCGACGAAAATGGTAACCTGAAGGCGCTGCGCCTCGTTGATCTGGAATGGAAAAATGAAGGCGGCCGGATGCAGATGGTCGAAGTTCCGGGCACGGAGCGCGACGTTCCCTGCGAACTGGCCCTGCTGGCGGCGGGTTTCCTGCACCCCCAACACGACGGCCTGATCGCCGACCTCGGTCTGGAGCTGGACGAGCGGAAGAACGTGAAGACGAACAAATACCAGACGGTAACCAATCCGAAGGTGTTTGCCGCGGGCGATATGCGCCGAGGCCAATCGCTGGTGGT